From a single Salvia miltiorrhiza cultivar Shanhuang (shh) unplaced genomic scaffold, IMPLAD_Smil_shh original_scaffold_350_2, whole genome shotgun sequence genomic region:
- the LOC131004185 gene encoding leucine-rich repeat extensin-like protein 6: protein MAALSLLIFSLISTSLYSVSLATTTITAMARDQIACTMCSSCDNPCQPIFCPPPPPSQPIPSPPPPSPSPPPPSGLNCPPPPSPPSDGGGGGVFYFSPPPPAQTSYYPPPSGGGGADAYYPPSNPNPSGYPTPPPPNPIVPYFPFYYHIPPPQNPRTDDYNSAEFSTHSKFSPLLIIFSLFLFL from the coding sequence ATGgccgctctctctctcctcatcttctctctcatctccacCTCCCTCTATTCTGTCTCTCTCGCCACTACCACCATAACAGCAATGGCCAGAGACCAGATAGCCTGCACAATGTGCTCCTCCTGCGACAACCCCTGCCAACCAATTTTCTGTCCTCCCCCGCCGCCGTCGCAGCCAATCCCGTCCCCTCCACCACCTTCTCCTTCTCCGCCTCCGCCGTCCGGTCTCAACTGCCCCCCGCCGCCTTCACCACCCAGCGACGGCGGTGGCGGAGGTGTCTTCTacttctcgccacctccaccggCGCAAACTTCCTACTATCCGCCGccttccggcggcggcggcgccgacGCGTACTACCCACCGTCCAACCCTAACCCCTCCGGCTACCCCACTCCGCCGCCGCCGAATCCAATCGTTCCGTATTTTCCCTTCTATTACCACATTCCTCCGCCGCAAAACCCCCGAACCGACGATTACAATTCCGCTGAATTCTCAACCCACTCCAAATTTTCGCCTCTTCTCATCATATTTTCACTCTTTCTATTCCTTTAA